Below is a genomic region from Mustela lutreola isolate mMusLut2 chromosome 1, mMusLut2.pri, whole genome shotgun sequence.
TGCTCTACTTCGGGAAATGGATGTATTTCTCCTTTACTGGCTCTCcatgggaaggagaagagggaaggggagggaggatgcTGACAGACAACAGCAGGGTGATTCTGTGCTCAGCATCTTGTCTTGGTGGTATACCCAAACTGCAAGATTTATAACCTTCTTGTTACAATGCATCAGCTTCAACACTTTCAGTGAAGTCTTCAATAACTTCGATGACATCTTGCTGAGGGGTTTTGTCATTAAAAGCCTAAAGCTGGTCATTAACAAACCTTCTCTGCAATCATCTACTGCTGTGCTAAGTCAGGCATGGAACTGACTGGAAAGTTGGGCTGGCTCAGAAACTTTCCAGAAGtctgctgctttctttctttctttctttttttccctcccctctatGGGGTATATTTCTTTAGGGAAAGAAAATGCAGTTCccaattatttaatcatttatttctcattacGCATTGGCTAACTCTTCTCTGATAGACATTACCAAATTCAACAAATGTGTAGAACACTACTACATGCCAGAAGGGGAGTCAGGTCTGATGATATAAGCATAAAAAGACACAGCTCCAGAATGGAGTGTCCACAACCCTCTTCAAAAATTAGCCACCGTCTACAGATGCTTTATAATGTGTCAGATTCTGTATTTAGGCTTTATAAGGATTACTTTGCTCACTTTTCACCACTCTTTACAAGATAGATGTCTTATTATCCCCATCCTGAAGATTAGAGGGCTGAAAATTACTGAGCTTGTGAGTGGCAGAACCAGGTTTGAAACCCATGTCTTGTCTGACTTCCAGCAAGTTCACGTACTCCAAACAACAGGATTTGGGCAGAACACAGGCTCACATCCCCTTTCAGGAGGATTTAGGTCATGGCTGGAGTATTACACATTGGGAGTAACCTCCCCTATTTCACACACTTCCTTACCTCCCTGGCAACATTCAGGTTATTGAGGCATCCATTTGTGTATATTTACAGATGAACTTAAACTTGTCTTCTGGAGCAGCAAGGACTGGTGaaaatttttatgaatataaTGGAGATTCATATGAAATGAGAAAGGCTTAACTGTTTGAAGATCAGTGCTTTCTGAACTTATGCAAAAACTTCATGTGGTTGAGCAATTCCAGCTACCCTGTTGCATATGGTTATTTCTGCtgcaaatgatttaatttttcacCTAATCTGGCAACCTCTCTGATGGAAGTAATGAATGGAGGGAGGCGGTTGTTGCTTTCTACTCCACAGGAGTCAACTGTAGATAGCCAGAGGGCCAAAGTTACAACATTCATTCatcccaaaaagaaaaatagagaaacctGCAAACATGTAGGAAAATTCTCCTATAACTTAAAAActtggtggaaaaaaaaagtcttgggatGACATGTGTAAAACAACAAGTTAAATAACTGGGGTGATAAATTAAGAGTacacatttaataataattattattattaccattggttgagggcctactgtgtgcGAGGCAATTGCTGGTTAAGGGTAATTACATATTAGCTcattaaatggaatttttataaGAACCCTGTCAGGGGAAAGTGTTaatccatttttacagatgaacaaactaAGAGTTTGGGAGGTTGAATAATTTGCCAAAGGCCTCTCATTGAATAATTTGCAGAGCTGAAATGTAAGCCAGTTATGTTATTGCAAGTTTTTTGTGTCTCTCCTGTGTTGCTTTTCTCTTATCTATATCTACATTAATTAAAATGCAACCTATTTAAAGGCATTTAAATAATGCAATGATTAAAAAGGCATTagctaatttctcttttttttttcttgaaatgacatttttcttttttttttttttcctgtcccaaTAGGAAACAGAAACATTAGCTTACTTTTTACTGCTCAATTAATTGCTGTGGGATTTTACCTGAAGAGATCAGTGAGACCTCCAGGCAGATGTCATTGATCCAACTATAGTGTCATTCTGTGCCTGTCCATATGTGTGATGTTAGAGAGGAAGCTTTGTTTATGGGGACCACAAAGCCATCATCCATCTGACTCCCTGGGTTCTGACCAGCTCTCACCTGCAGCACTTCCCACTAAAGTCTTTCTTGgccagttattatttttaattgctcaCGGGGTGCTTCTTACTAGTAGAGTTCTTGCCAATCGAGATCATCAGCACTACCTCAAAGGAGTCTCAGGAAATCGATTATAAATTAAGCTCCACTCCCCTGATGAGATGCAGGGTAAGGTGGATGTCTGAGTGGAGTCCAAGGTCATAGGACCTATTGGCTCCTGCAGGGACAGCATGGAGCCCTTTCGAAGACACTATGCAAGTTCCGAGTACCAAAGATGAGGAAAATGTTCTGTGTGATATGGACAAGCAACCACTTTGGGTCAGAAAGCCCTAAATTCACAGACCTCATCAAACACCAAAATAGTAGTAGCAGCAGTAATAATAATGCATGCATTCTGCTACGTTCCAGGAAATAGTACTTAGTCACTTAGTGATCTTAAACAAATGACTTAGCTAGCCTCTTTGAAGCTTAGTATTCTCATCTGTGTAATAGGAGCAATGACCTCGTctcactgttttaaaaatgaaatgatatgatGGTATCAGTTAACATTCTTTTTGTTCCAAGTGATAGAAAACCAATCAGGTTCAGgtaagcagaaaaagcatttcattgTAAGTAAAAGTAATGTCTCTCAAGATCATGCATGCATCTGAGGAGTACTGGAATTAGAGGCTTAAGAATCACTCTAAACTCTCCCGGTTTCTTGTTTTCCCTTCCCTCGATGCACAGACAGCTCCCCTTTGTACTTACTACTCCTTAGCTTCTGAGGCGGGACATAGTCACCAAAGGCTCACAAGGCTACATTCCCCTGCCCAGTCTAGGCTAAAAGACTAAGTGATTGGCCCAAATTCTAAATCTCAGGGAAGAACTGGGATTGTCCCTATGGTAGCCCTGAGGATAAGAAGAGGTGGATATTTCATAGAAGAAAAGGGAGTGATTACTAGAAGAGTTTCACCAAGATTAAATAATTGGTATCTACTACAACAATATATAAGAAATAGCTATCACTATATCCATTCCAGAAGAGATAACATGTCTTTTTTTGTCAATAAGTAGATTTCTGCACATTTGAAaggctacattttttaaaagattttatttattcatttgacagagatggagaacacaagtaagcagagcagcaggcagggggaaaggggggaagcgggctccctgctgagcagagagcccaatgcagggctccatcccagaaccctgggatcatgaccttagccaaaggcaaaggctcaacccacagaactacccaggtgccccaaggctacattttttaaatgtaaaacaaatatattacatgttaattacaATAAGTATAGATCCTCTAATattaaaaatcagaagagaacaCACATACTGTGAACAATTAATGTTTTAAGTGCCTGGTATCTTTTCCatctgttggggtgcctgggttgagccccacatcaggctctctgctcagcagggagcctgcttcccccttcctctctgcctatttgtgatctctctctctctctgtcaaataaataaataaaatctttttaaaaaaaatacaattgaaaTTCAACAagtagaaaaacagaattttgtttctaatcctatctcctcccctgcccctcagaaACCCAAATCTTCTCACATTTTCCACTTTAACTTTCAGTTACTTTACTACTCACTTAAATTGTCTTAGTTTTGGGGTCTACTATCAAGTTTTTAGTGTTAAAGATCTAAGGGACTGTATTAAAGTACTTGAAACTATTTCAAAGAACAATGAAACTCCCTTACATGTTAGAACTAAACAGAGTACCAAGCTGGAAATGAACAAagtcaatttctatttttctctctttttcccaaaaATACACAGACAATTTTGGAGAAGTCATTTGTGGTCCTCAAACCATCCATAAATCTGCCTCTTGGTAACCAGCTTACTTTCCTCTCAGAATGAAGCTGGGAACATCAATGGATTAACTATGAATAGGGCCATTTACGGAGAGAAGGGGGAGTGGAATCTCAGTCAActagacattttctttctttttttttttttaaacagaaagtgAATCCTTACCTAGAGAAAGAGTCTGTTTTGCATGtgatacaaaataattatttcactGGGCTCAAATCATGGGAATCAAATTGCCTTATGCCGATAAACTCCAAGCCAGAGTGAGGGATTAAGTACAATATATTTTAGGTTTGGGAAAGAGACCATCTTGTGTTACTTTCCAGAATTCCTTCTGGCTGATTTCAGCATATTACTGATTAATTTTGGATAGAATAATTTTGGACCTTTCAAATAGAATGATGAGAGAGAAGTGTGCCTATCCTGGTAAGAAAGGAAATTGAAAGTCGCATTTTTGcattggattttttgtttctgtgataTGATTCCTTTATATGGAGGAGAAATTAAATTTACAAAGCAACAGTGTTCCATGTAAATGCTGAAATGGGGAAATTAACTGGTGTCGAAATGTGTGTTACCAGTTAAAGATTATTCTTTCACATTTGTTATCAAATATGAAAAGAATTTCATGGGGGAAAGAGCAGTTTCCAGAATAATAATCTTGTCtagaaataaaattcacagaTCCTATATGACAAAAACACGTTCCTAAATGGGGCTGTTTGATTACAGCCTAAATGAAACATATAGTGATGTAAGACTCATTTTAGGCCAAAACTCATCGAAGCccatttaaatgtttattgtgtAAATGCTTAATTTTGATCCTTCAAAAATTCTGTCAGTTCATGTCTTGGTACCTGGgatattaaaatatgcaaataggCATGATGTAGTTGATCAGTGCTAATCTTTTTGTAACAACTAAAGTTCTCTTTCACCAGCCACCACCCTTCTGTTCATGTCACCTTCACCCAGGAGTCACACAAAATGCAGAAGACAGTCACTTTTACTTGATTAAATTTTGGGAGGTTGAAGCTAGGCCAAAACCCTCACCTTCCTCTTTACTAAatactttttctcctctctcttaatTACATGGCTTTACACTGATTTACATGAATTTCAGCTTTCAAAATCATTGGTCTTTGCTAAATGAAAACAGgcacatgggaaaattatattAAGTTTGCACAATTGATCTTTCATCATTTCAAATGGTACCTTTGAACAGTTCCTGAAATGTCTGTCTGAAATACTCCCAGCGCTGAGGGTCATCAAGAGATGCAGGGTCATCCTGGGGAAACCCATTCTCAGTGATGTAAATTACAGGGTTATTATACATATCCTAGAACAAGAGAACTGAAGTTTTATTCCAAAGAgatgtaacaagaaaaaaaaaaaaaagactcataaaATCAGGTGTTTTACCCTCTATCTTCTCTAAGCTACAACCCAAAACTAGTTTTCATCAAATTGCACTGACCCTATTAACTTAATTTTCCACACACTGACCTTTTCTGACTAACAATGGAAAAGCAAAACTGTGCAAATGTCCATGAAGATGGTCAAATGACTCTTATCATAATGAGAAGACAGAAGTatctttctttcatcagtatctgCTGATTGTCACTACAATTTAACCCCTTGGTCCCACTAATGGCTACACTCTCTATCCCCCCAGAGCAAGGGTCCTAAAAAtcattaacttaaaattttaatttcagataccTGGACTCCATCCAGATAACAGAGACCCAAAAAAGGATCCAGCTATTTCAGCCCTTAATATGCCTTTTAGTAATTACAGTTGTGACATCAGCCTGGAAAATATGTCCAAGCTACTCCTATGCCCACAACTGCCTTTAACAGAGAAGTCCAACTTTAACCAGTGTATCAAAGCCCCTTATCAGCTAGTTACTCCTCACCAGCTGAACACCTAATCTCTCTTTCCAAGCCAACAAATGTGTAACCTACTGCCTAAAATCATCCTTTTTCCAAGTTCACACATACATCTGTCTTCCCACTTCTACATATTTGGGTATACATGAATAGAAACACTGTGTTTTACCTTAATGTATTTCAGTACTTTACGTATTCCCCATGGCACCACGTAGATCCAATCCAAACTTTTTATCCAAGATGGGTCTGGAAAAACTTGAATCTCCACATCCTGGAAAAAACCCAGTTCTCCTTTCTTATTCTCCTGGTACTTTACTAAGCGAGTTGTATAATAATGCACAGCAAAGAAATCAGCAGTGCCTTTaatcattctcttctcttcttctgtaAATTCTGGAAGCCTTGATGATGGATAGCCTTGCTTTTTACTCATGAAGGCAATTTGGGACTTGACGACTTCCGGATAATCACCATCAGTAAATATGGGCTTAGCAAAGAAATCCAAGCAGAAAGCAATGGCTCTTTTAGCAGCTTCCCTGTCGGACACTGAATTGGGATCTGCAGGTTCCACCCAGGTAGCAAAAATTGCTAGAGACACCACGCCCTTCTGCTCTTTTCGGAATAAGGAATCGTAGCTGTGCCAGGATCTGGTGTGAGCTTTAATCAAATTATGAGCTGCCTGATAACCTCCAGTTCCAAAGTGAGGTACACCAGGAGGATATATTCCAAAATCATAGGCCAGCAGGGCAAAAACATTAGGCTCATTTATGGTGATCCAATGCTTGACTCGATCTCCAAAAGTACTGAAGCAAAACCAGGCGTATTTATCGAAGGATTCAATGATTGCCTCTGACAACCAGCCTCTTTTGTCTTCTAAGGCCTGAGGCAAATCATAGTGGTAAAGGGTCACTATGGATGTAACCCCATTAGTTAACAAATCATCAATGATCTTGTTGTAATAGTCAATTcctaggagaaaaacaaaaaggaagcataagaagaaaagttatttttagaaCACTGACAATAAGTAAAGATCAGGAAAGAATCAGGAATAATTTCCTAAATAACTTTTACCCCAAATAAGATTTGTTAGTTCCTACATATCATCAAGTAAAGTTTTGGAGGAACCATTAAAAATTCCAAGGAAGAATGGCTGATTGGGAAGTTGGGGGTATGATGGAAGACATGGAGCACAGATGTTCTGGACAAGTTGCTACCACATAACTTTGTGTTATGGCCACActtactgaaattattttatttgtttgtatgtttgatTTGTCTCTTAACCTCACTAAAATTCAAGCTTCATAATAGCTGGGATCTTATCTAATTCACTTCTGGTTCCCCAAATCCTGGAACAATACCAGGAATTCAATAGATACTCAATAATATTCATTTAATGAATGACTGGTTCTCAGTGGTATcaaatattaagtaaaagaatTGATGGCTGCCTCAGTGCTTCTCCAGATATATCAGTCTTATAAGTCAGAAAAGGAGACCGATTGAGCATGAATAAGAGCTCCCAGAACATGGGTTACAAAGGCAGTTGGCCAGAGGCTTGACATGTTAAGGAACATGGTCGGAGACTTTGCTCTAAGATCCTGACATAGTCCTGTGAGAATGCATAGCCACCCCTTGCTTTCAACTAATACTCCAGCACTGCAAGAGTGTGGGAGAATTGTTAGGATTGAGGCAGAGTTCAGAAAAATGTTATTAACTTAGAGATACTCTGCCTCAGAAACCAATGCCAAGAAGATGTTGGGTCCAACCTAATAATGACTCCTAATAGGAAGAGACTTACTGGGGGAGACCAGTATTAGGGCTTCATGTGATTTTAGTCTAAGATTATAGAAGAAACCTAAGCTCAGGAGAGAGAAGCTATGTTAGTTTGCAGTTATTTCCtggataataattataaattcatatgtagaattgTGTTGCTTTCAAAGTTTGTCTAGAAGTAgggtccttttctctttctttttttaaacttagtatCCTCCGATTAAAtaataaatcagattttttaatttgtttcatttaattattaatttattcatcccTCAAATGCACATGTATGGAGAAGCTACTATATGCTGGACTTCCAGACATGTATAAGATAAATACTGTCCTTGGACTAAGGGAGCTTCTATTTTAGTAGGGATTATAGATAAATTCATAAACAATTATAAAGTATCATTGGTAAAGATCAAGTACAGAATTCCATTTAAGCATATGATAAAAAGTACCcactacaaactgagaacttatGAAAATCTatttggaaaacagtatatagCCTTATGATTTCAAAAGCAAACTACAGCAACAGGCTACGTAAATTCTACCCCAATTCGTTCACCTATTTccgtgaccttaggcaagttactttctctctctgaaatcatCATTCCCTGTCTATAAAATAAGATGGACAAAATAAAATGTGGACAATAATAGAAAACTACTTCAATAATTTATTGCAAGAATTTTAAGAGTTGATAAATTGAACATGGTTAGAACAGCTCTTGGCATAAGGTAAGGGCTCAGTACAGGTTACCTATCATTTTAgtaattattgttattgttgtcatTAGTGGCATCTAAGCTGACAGTCAAATGCTGAATATGAATTACTCATATAAGGCAAGGAAGAACAGGTGatccaagaagagaaaaaagggaaacaaatatgTGAAAGAGTAAAAGAGTTGTGAAAATAAGCAAAGATCACCTAAATGTAAGCAGTCTATTTATTCAGACTTGCTGAATTCTACTCCCTTGCTGTAGCAAGGGAGTCAGCCATCATCACTTGCTTTTGACAGATACTCGAAGGCTGTCAGAGAAGAGGGAAGTTTTTATGGtaagggaaaagaagggaaggagaaggctTCAGTTACCTTCTGAATGGAAGTTGTTGGCACAGGGAGGCTGTGCTAACTAGAAGTCAGACATCCTAAGAGATTGCTTTGGGTTGCTTATTTGGCTATCTCTGGTTGGTCCTAAGTtggaagcagggagcagggaaacaaaccaacaataacaaaaacaaaaacaaaaaaaaacaaagaacaaaaaaaaaaacagcaaagttGGCAGATGTTGATCAAGTTCTGACTATTGTGGACCAATTGCTATAGCGGTTGTAGTTTGGCTCCCTGGGTTTCTTTTGTAGATCAGAGTCTCATTATCATATGGACTGGCCATTGCTTTGTTTGTCTACTGTAATTTAGCCAAGTATGGCTATGTCTGGGAACTCTAAGTTAAGCATAATGAGAATGTATAGCTGAGCAGAGAAAGCATAAGAATGGTGAGAGAGAAGTAGGGTAAGCAGAAGCCAAATTATGCAAGGTCATGTGTTGTCTACCTATCTGGAAGAGTGGATATTTTTAACAACAGCTCACTTGTTTTGCAAACCAGAACATAATGTGAATCATACATTAAAAACTCCATTCTTGGAAGAACTATTTGTATGCCATTTTCACTTGATAGACAGAATATCCCAGCCCCAAGAAGATATCCATGCCCTACTCCATGCAACCTGTGAATATGCTACTTTACATATCAAAAAGGATTTCCAGACGTGATTAAGTTTAAGGATCTTGAGACGGGAAGATTTCTCTAGATGGTTCAAATGGGCCCAGTGTAACTACCCAAGTCCTTAGAAGTGAAACAGTAGAGCAGAGGAGTGGACCAAAAATATGTAACATAGAAGAAGAGGTAGGGGAAGTAGCAGCATAAGAAGGACTCAACCCACTATTGCCAGCTGTGAGGGTGGAAGGAGGGGGCCACCTGCCAAAGAATCTGATGGCTTCTAGAAACTGAAAATGGCCCTCAGTTGATAACCATCAAGGAAATGAGGACTTCAGTTCTACAACCATAAGAAACTGAATTCTTCCAGCAATCTGAATGAGCCAAGAAAGACTGTCTCTAGATCCTTTGGAAACAAATGTGACACTGGAGGCATCTTAGTTTTAGCCTAGAGAGATCCATCTCAGACTTCTGATATCCATATCTCTAAGGTAATAAATTTGTGaggttttattgagatataatctatataaaaagttatattactttcaggtgtaaaTTCTGTGCTTTTTTAAGCAGCTAAGCttatgataatttgttacagcagcaacagaaaactaatacattcACCAACATTTATAAAGCTTTTCTTATCTCTTGCAATGAAAGAACATTCCACCATTCCATCTCTGAGCCTTGGCAAGCCCACAtgtcctcacttgtaaaatgtaATATCCAAAAATGGTATGATGGAATCATTTTGGAGTTTTCATAGCCAATTCCTTCCATTGGctctgaatataaaaataatatcagcttccatttatttcattcataCTGTATGTACCAAATGCCACAGATTTTGTTTACTCCTAGCCCTAAACCCAAGAAGTGGGCATTTTTATCCTCGCTAAGCATCTaagaaaaccaagattcagaGAAAGTGAATACCAGACTTAAGTGATAATGTTGTCATGTGGCACTCCCAGCATTTAAGCCCAATAGCCCACTCTATCTCACTACAAAGCCTGAACCTGTCCTACCATGACATTCAACTTCCCATAAATGTTTCAGAATCAGAAACATGGTGACTGCTTTACTAGTCTTCACAATCACTTATTTTGGAGCTGAATCATAATATCagatccttttcttaaaaaaagttttacaggAATCAGTGATTTATCTCTTGTAAACATCATTAGATATGGCGCAATCATTAATGATGGCAATCAATGTAATTCCAACAACATGATAATCTTTAGTTGaattgaagatttaaaaatttttaaatacgaCTTTTTTCTCACTCATCAGCTTGGCAGAGCAACAAAGCATTGCATAGTTAATATTTAACATCCCCAAATCGAGTACTTCTGGTTTGTACAGAGCAATTCTGGTTTGGTGCTCTAATGCAATTCTATCATGAAGCAGTGAAGTTGGGTTTTTAAGAGCAGAGCTCCAGAGTCAAACAGTTCCACCAAAGAATCATGGAATCATGGACAAATC
It encodes:
- the LOC131825323 gene encoding cytosolic beta-glucosidase isoform X3 produces the protein MAFPEGFGWGASTAAYQVEGGWDADGKGPSVWDTFTHQGGERVFKNQTGDVACGSYTLWEEDLKCIKQLGLTHYRFSLSWSRLLPDGTTGFINQKGIDYYNKIIDDLLTNGVTSIVTLYHYDLPQALEDKRGWLSEAIIESFDKYAWFCFSTFGDRVKHWITINEPNVFALLAYDFGIYPPGVPHFGTGGYQAAHNLIKAHTRSWHSYDSLFRKEQKGVVSLAIFATWVEPADPNSVSDREAAKRAIAFCLDFFAKPIFTDGDYPEVVKSQIAFMSKKQGYPSSRLPEFTEEEKRMIKGTADFFAVHYYTTRLVKYQENKKGELGFFQDVEIQVFPDPSWIKSLDWIYVVPWGIRKVLKYIKLSSLIKSIAKYIVYGLFWIILSGSKGIAAGLVSSMLILRILLDLECLTHLPRSMPRSSKTMD
- the LOC131825323 gene encoding cytosolic beta-glucosidase isoform X2, with translation MAFPEGFGWGASTAAYQVEGGWDADGKGPSVWDTFTHQGGERVFKNQTGDVACGSYTLWEEDLKCIKQLGLTHYRFSLSWSRLLPDGTTGFINQKGIDYYNKIIDDLLTNGVTSIVTLYHYDLPQALEDKRGWLSEAIIESFDKYAWFCFSTFGDRVKHWITINEPNVFALLAYDFGIYPPGVPHFGTGGYQAAHNLIKAHTRSWHSYDSLFRKEQKGVVSLAIFATWVEPADPNSVSDREAAKRAIAFCLDFFAKPIFTDGDYPEVVKSQIAFMSKKQGYPSSRLPEFTEEEKRMIKGTADFFAVHYYTTRLVKYQENKKGELGFFQDVEIQVFPDPSWIKSLDWIYVVPWGIRKVLKYIKDMYNNPVIYITENGFPQDDPASLDDPQRWEYFRQTFQELFKEITSRQRGSREKEEEADSLLSREPDAGLDPRTLGPRPEPKAEALTH
- the LOC131825323 gene encoding cytosolic beta-glucosidase isoform X1, with amino-acid sequence MAFPEGFGWGASTAAYQVEGGWDADGKGPSVWDTFTHQGGERVFKNQTGDVACGSYTLWEEDLKCIKQLGLTHYRFSLSWSRLLPDGTTGFINQKGIDYYNKIIDDLLTNGVTSIVTLYHYDLPQALEDKRGWLSEAIIESFDKYAWFCFSTFGDRVKHWITINEPNVFALLAYDFGIYPPGVPHFGTGGYQAAHNLIKAHTRSWHSYDSLFRKEQKGVVSLAIFATWVEPADPNSVSDREAAKRAIAFCLDFFAKPIFTDGDYPEVVKSQIAFMSKKQGYPSSRLPEFTEEEKRMIKGTADFFAVHYYTTRLVKYQENKKGELGFFQDVEIQVFPDPSWIKSLDWIYVVPWGIRKVLKYIKDMYNNPVIYITENGFPQDDPASLDDPQRWEYFRQTFQELFKAIQLDKVNCKIYCVWSLLDNFEWIQGYSSRFGLFHVDFEDPARPRVPYTSAKEYAKIIQNNGLEGASIKDG